The segment ttttttttcgaaaatcggaattttttttcgaaagtgcttgaaaattttgaaactaaattttacaaatgtcTCAACGactaagttttaaaaaataaaaaaataattctaaaatttttccaagtattttcaaattttaaataataattcaaattttcgaaaattactacaaattttcgaaattaattaaaaattttcgaaaataattggaaattttcgaaaattattaggtacaaattttcgaaaataattacaaattttcgaaattaatttaaaattttcgaaattaatttcaaattttcgaaaataagataaaattttcgaaaatatgcaGTTAAATCGAAATAAAGTCAAAGTAAAGAACGAAAATGAAAGTCAAAAGATCGCAATCTTTTCATCTAATCAAACGCGATgtctaaaaacttttctcaagCACTctcataaatcaaaaaaatttaaataccgcCAATCATTCGTGacaatttttccattgaatGTCAAGATAAAAGCGAacaggagagaaaaaaatctcgtttttacttttctacttcattatgaattataaaatattattaacgatgttgaatattttataaatattgcaGAATCATCACTCGTGCAATCATCAAGAAAGCTATTTTTACTGCTATTTTGCAATCTGGTAAtaggattattattatcaagaaGTAATTGCATGTTCAGTAGCGCAAACAGACTGAGAAGATCCAGAAGCAGCAGCAATAAAAAGACGAACAGTGGTAATATTAGTAGCAGTAATAATCAGAGTGCATCACTAATTGGATTGGATGATCtgacgtcgttgtcgtcgttgccaagagaaaaagaagactatggaaattttattaatgataattcCGCGTCGTATTTGTCTTGTTCTTCTTTTGCCACTGTAACGACATTAAAACAGTCCTGATGATGATAAATCACTAATCTCCATTGGTTAAGGAAATATAAGAGATTGAAGATGAAGAACGGGAACGGAGCTCAGtgtgtgaatgaatgaatgaatgaatagggaaattaaaaaaatccgaaGATACTTTTCTCTTGATACAAAAGAAGAAGACAGAAAAAggttgaagaagaagaaaaataaataataaaaaaagaacaaaaaaaaagaggttcATATATTAAGGAAAAGAAGAGAGTGCTGTGAATtacgacaacaacaaataataataatcataatgataataatgaggTTCGTATATTTTTCATCTTGTGCCAAGTGAAATTtgcaagataaaaaattaaagaaaagccGAAAAACGGGGTGATGGTTCGCTTCAAATgataaatacttttatttaaaaggaaGTTACTGATTTTGCCGGAGatataaataacttttgaacgaacgaagcacgaaaaaaaaacggagggatttattttatttttcttaccgcatttcgaaaaaaaaatctggtaaTGAGCTACAGTTGATTTCTGTCTTgtttcttcaagaaaaaaaaccgtcaataatttccaaaaatttggcATGAATACAATTTATGTTAGTATTAGTATACGGACAAAGTCACAAAACCGCCTATTTTCCTCACTTGAGAGATTcatctctaaaaaattttaaaatatccactgggatgaaaattttacaatgcaCACTGGgaccaaaatataaaatgtgtattgggttaAATGCAGAATGtatattgggacaaaattttgacccaatgtacattttgaacttttgaccTAAtacacatttgaaattttcgtcccaatatgcattttaaaattttcatcccagtgcacattttggattttaaaatgttaaaattttaaatgcgctctgttatttttcttctaacgacaactttttctacattttttttttaatttatgtgatttttcatgaattataTAAAAGAGCAAAGTAACatgacctaaaaataaatctcgagttgcctcaattatttttcatgttcattatgaaaaatttccggAAAATCCACAAACTAAATTCTCTTTAATTCCCTCCAGTTTTACATGTGAGAAGCGAATTAACAACAGATCATGTCTGATGCAAATTTCTCCCGAAGGCACATTAttacacataaaataaaatcgatgTAAAGTTtgtacataataaaaaaatttatttaattagtaaaagtattgaaaaataaaaaaatcaatttctaaaCTATATCCAtttaaaagttgcaaaaaaatgtaggaaataaggagaaaaaatgaaaattcttccaaaaatgaaaaaaggatATACGGGCTATAAAATCTCATGTTAGagtagataaattttaacaaaaatcgacATGGAGGTCGAGCAAAAAGTTGGCAAaattggaaataaataaactttcgaATGTTTGATTGTTTTTCACGAAAGTTTTGTTccaaacaaatataaataaattcccTCCTCTGTTTGtacataaaatcatttttcaatacaactttgtaataaatgtataaaaaatcagaaaaaagtttacatcgtaagaataaataataacgaaaaaattatctataTTATACCTTGTGtacatttcatataaaaataataataaaaaaaatatcaaataaaatctatTCTATATGTCGAAAtgatattgaaagaaaaatttatactaCAATACTCTATGAATGTATGATatgtaagataaaaaaaaacaataaaaatgataaaaaaaaaagttaaataataaaaaaacacaatctaaataaataaataaagataagaaagaaaaaaaatacttaaaatgttcaaaatataattcaacGGTTATGAAagtgagaagaaaaattgacgacgaagaaaaaaaaataataaataataaaaacgaagaagaaaaagaaatattttcattcttcaaccaaacaataaaaaaatgtcaatgttGTAAtcgataataaatgaaaaatggaaaaatatattttttattaattttttcttatgcaACAAAAAGTGGAAAAAGGCTTCAAAGTGACATAATGCCACAATTGCaagaaattttccttaaaaaaataaagaaatagtTTTGTTGTTCCATTTTCTGCGATGATGAGGAAATTGCCTTTTATTACTCAATTGCGCTTTTGTTACAAAAGatgaatttactttttaaagtgCCACAGAGTGCAATAAATTGTAAGTATGAgccaatttttgtttgattactTCAGTGTcgaagtcaaaatatttttattttttcaacaattcacaaaaaaaattattgaggatgtaaaaatataaaaattattttttttttaataaatttctctttaagtaattttttttcagaataaaattaattattttttaaacccattgaatttttttttaatttattgcaacaatttttttttattaaattcactttaaaaaaaaattgaatgccaATAACGAAAAAAANNNNNNNNNNNNNNNNNNNNNNNNNNNNNNNNNNNNNNNNNNNNNNNNNNNNNNNNNNNNNNNNNNNNNNNNNNNNNNNNNNNNNNNNNNNNNNNNNNNNTGTGCGGCAAGAAGACGTTTGACGATGATGTGTGTAAtgctaatttttgtgaatgaatgtCAGTGGCGACTCGTGCACGGATGAATCATAGACATATTTTTGGGTTTattgttctttaatttttctacgaattcgaaaactgattttttttatttgaattctgCATTTATGTGTCACTGACAAGAATTtggttgaagaaaaaattttaacacgtgaaaattttgataaaaaatattaaagagtttctataaattttgaatgaaaaatggaaatttttgcttgaatttgaatttttaaattttaaaaaattttttttactcctctcgatgagaaaaaaaaattagcacgtgtaaattttgatgaaaaaaaattaaaaaattaaatttaaaagaatttgtttaaattttacctaaaaagtaaaaattttgggttgaatttgaatttagaaaattttctttaattttttttaaactcttctagattagaaaaaaattaacttcatttaattaaaaaaaaaagtaaataaactagagtaaatttgttcaaatattttcaaaattgtatgaaaagaataaatatttaaacatttttttgcttaaatctCGTGAATAAAACgtcttttcacattttcgtactcctcaatgaCAAATCGACTACAAATCGGCTACAAATAGACAATAGAAGAGACAAAGgggacaaaaaaagaaaaaaaaattatattttttttttaatttttgatatttttaaatctaaaagcttcttttttgaaaaacaaaaaaatagaaatttgttgtatcgtaaaattattttttttattaaaatcattccttaaaattaaaaaaattgaagataaaaataaatttattttgtccaAGAAACTTTTGGAATATCAAAGTGCTCCGTTAGCGAATCCAGATGCTCATTAAATTTCTCGACCTTTTGTTTATGGGTCATTGCTGCGCGTTGTTTTATGCGttctttttgctaaaattaaattaaaaaaaaataaaaattcggtaaaaatttttttttaaacttacaatTTTCTCCTGCATTTTCTTGAAAGCCAATTCCGCTTTTGTCAATTGTCGCACGGGTGCCTTGCTTTGTTGCTCTTCCGCTGGTGGCTTATCGaccaaaactttttccatctttTCCTTGTCCTTGCTCttgttcttctttttcttcttcttcttgatttCCGAGTCTTTCTTCAGCTTCAATGGACCACGAGCTACTTGCGCGTAATCgtcttccattttttaatGGGGTTTTTcgacaagaaatttaaacaatttaatatttttttgcaatttaataaattttcgtcaaTTGTTGGTAAACATTTATAAACGTCAAATGGATTGGCATGAATGCGCAAGTCGCGAATGTCAGGTCATTGTAGGGTTGCCAGattccagaaaaaaatcaatttccagaaaaaaatcaatttcaattttttagcagttttgagttataaaatgattaaaaatgataaattagagccctctgacaaattttcatccatttggaacaagatttgataaaaatggctttgacacagtttttgacatagtttttgacacagttttgctcttgatttagttttcaaaacaaaactatgtcaaaggaaaaaaaaaatttcagtttcaattttttggcagttttgagttatgaaatgattaaaaatgataaattagagccctctgacaaattttcatccatttggagcaagatttgacaaaaattgctttgacacagtttttgacatagtttttttgctcttgatttagttttcaaaacaaaactatgtcaaaggaaaaaaaaaatttcagtttcaattttttggcagttttgagttatgaaatgattaaaaatgataaattagagccctctgacaaattttcatccatttggagcaagatttgacaaaaattgctttgacacagtttttgacatagtttttgacacagttttgctcttgatttagtttttaaaacaaaactatgtcaaagaaaaaattttttttcagtttcaattttttggcagttttgagttataaaatgattaaaaatgataaattagagccttctgataaatttttatccatttggagtaagatttgacaaaaattgctttgacacagtttttgacacagttttgctcttgatttagttttcaaatcaaaactatgttaaaggaaaaaaaaaatttcagtttcaattttttggcagttttgagttataaaatgattaaaaatgataaattagagccctctgacaaattttcatccatttggaacaagatttgataaaaatggctttgacacagtttttgacatagtttttgacacagttttgctcttgatatagttttcaaaaccaaaactatgtcaaagaaaaaaaaaatttcagtttctattttttggcagttttgagttatgaaatgattaaaaatgataaattagagccctctgacaaattttcatccatttggagcaagatttgacaaaaattgctttgacacagtttttgacatagtttttttgctcttgatttagttttcaaaacaaaactatgtcaaagaaaaaaaaaatttcagtttcaattttttggcagttttgagttataaaatgattaaaaatgataaattagagccctctgacaaattttcatccatttggagcaagatttgacaaaaattgctttgacacagtttttgacatagtttttgacacagttttgctcttgatttagtttttaaaacaaaactatgtcaaagaaaaaattttttttcagtttcaattttttggcagttttgagttataaaatgattaaaaatgataaattagagccttctgataaatttttatccatttggagcaagatttgacaaaaattgctttgacacagtttttgacatagtttttgacacagttttgctcttgatttagttttcaaatcaaaactgtgtcaaagaaaaaaatttttttcagtttcaattttttggcagttttgagttataaaatgattaaaaatgataaattagagccctctgacaaatttttatccattcggagcaagatttgacaaaaatggctttgacacagtttttgacatagtttttgacacagttttgctcttgatttagttttcaaatcaaaactgtgtcaaagaaaaaaatttttttcagtttcaattttttggcagttttgagttataaaatgattaaaaatgataaattagagccctctgacaaatttttatccatttggagcaagatttgacaaaaattgctttgacacagtttttgacatagtttttgacacagttttgctcttgatttagttttcaaatcaaaactgtgtcaaagaaaaaaatttttttcagtttcaattttttggcagttttgagttataaaatgattaaaaatgataaattagagccctctgacaaatttttatccatttggagcaagatttgacaaaaattgctttgacacagtttttgacatagtttttgacacagttttgctcttgatttagttttcaaatcaaaactgtgtcaaagaaaaaatattttttcagtttcaattttttggcagttttgagttataaaatgattaaaaatgataaattagagccttctgacaaatttttatccatttggagcaagatttgacaaaaattgctttgacgcggtttttgacacagttttgctcttgatttagttttcaaatcaaaactgtgtcaaagaaaaaattttttttcagtttcaattttttggcagttttgagttataaaatgattaaaaatgataaattagagccttctgacaaatttttatccatttggagcaagatttgacaaaaattgctttgacgcggtttttgacatagtttttgacacagttttgctcttgatttagttttcaaatcaaaactgtgtcaaagaaaaaattttttttcagtttcaattttttggcagttttgagttaaaaaatgattaaaaatgataaattagagccctatgacaaatttttatccattgggagcaagatttgataaaaatggctttgacacagttttgaaaaaaaaaaaattttttttgaacagttGGCaaccctatttttttttgcggaacGTACGAGAAAAAGCAATGCTGATGAATTCTGACAGCTCATCGATTCCAAAAGGAAAATTCAGTCATTCCAAAAGTCAAGAGTTTCCgtaattttccatgaaaaagtagaaaaaaaatatctcccCTTGGTGAAAATTTCGGACTTTAGCGTCAATTGTGGTAGCGTCGTGTCGTAGTTTCGTAGTGTCCGgagatatttttgatattattctTGCATTTACAGCTGAAGTAGAGAAAAACTTGCTAATTTACCACTTTTGAACATGCAACGTAACCACTGTTGTTGACCTTTTGTAATAAGAAGCGTGACTCGCCATAAAATGCAGCAATTaacgaagtaaaaaaaaatggcttcGTCAACGATGAAACGCTCCGTAGACGATCTCCTCTCCAGTTCGCAGGAAGTGCTCGGCAGCACGTTAAGCAGCGTGAATCAGGCGTTGCAGCAAACGTTGCAACGTTCGCCGAGTCCGATCCGAAAAACGCTTCTCGCTGCTTCATCGCCTTCCTCGTCGACTTCAACGTCGCAACAACAACTGACAGCTAGTCCGCCGCCGCCAAAAGTTTTCGTCAAAGAACCGGATGGCGGCGACATTTTTCTGCCCCTGAGTCCCGTGCCGCTCGACAAAACTGACGCTCGCAGCACCACGAGCGACGACAGCTACAAACTGAGTCCCACGTTGCCCGATGCCGTCAGTTTGAAGGAAGGCAAGTCGCCGAAGGGCGAAAAAGAACCGAAACACAGCAAAAAGGAACTGACGATGGCGGAACgggcaaagaagaaaaattggtaCAGCGTCTTGTATCCGAGTTACAAATCGCGCTGCGAGGATTTCAAGAAACTTTTCAAAGAAGTGCCCGACGAAAATCGTCTCATCGTGGATTACAGTTCGGCCATTCAAAAGGACATTCTTGTGCACGGGCGACTTTACGTGTCGCAGAATTATTTGTGTTTTCACGCGAACATCATCGTGTACGAGACGAAACTCGTGCTCAAATGGAAGGAAATCACGTCAATTGTCAAGGACAAGACCGCGCGTGTCATCCCGAACGCCATTTCCGTGTACACGGAGAACGAAAAGTACTTTTTCACGAGTTTTACGGCACGCGACAAAACCTACATGATGCTCTTTCGCGTGTGGCAAAATGCCCTGATGGAAACCCCGATGGCGCCGCAGGAACTTTGGCAGCAGGTGCATCGCGTTTACGGCGACTCCTTGGGACTCACGAGCGACGACGAGGACTACATCGATCCGTATGACGTCAATTATGCCGAAAGTGGGTCCGGTGATATTAGTGTAAGTGACGCGCACTCGTCCAAAGATAAGACAACGaccacgacaacgacgacgtcaTCGAGCGGGCAACACAGCGATTCGATGTGTACGGCAACGGatccaacgacgacgacaacggcaCGCAAACCGACTTCGCTCAAGCTATCGGGCAAGACGAGTGCAaagataaaagtgaaaaagggCGAGTTATCGCCGATCGAACAACTACCGACGGACTTGTCAGACACAAGTGATTCTGATACGGGAACTGGCACAGGCACGAATGTCGAGTCGAGCATTATGGAACAGGTGTGtagttttgtttttcgataattttttgataaatttttgataaggtTGCTCcacattttttcgaaaaaaaaaaaaaatattttttaaatttttaagaaaatattcgattttaaaaatgttttcggctttttaataaataattatatttttatttaatattaattaattaattatttatttttgtacttgttttttttatttttttacaaatcgatttgtctcaaaaatttttgattttaaaaaaaaattaatttatttttttaattaaaaaaaaatattaatttaatttaggccgctccaaatttttttctatgtttttgtcccctgccccatttcaacAGCCGAAAATCctatggggcaaaataaaaaaaaaaagttaaaaatttcatcaaaattgacaattttttggtccttttccttactttttctaaaaatatttcctgaaaattatttttcaaaaatttttgacggttatttttatgaaatttttatgttaaaatttttaacttgaaatactctgagattaattttaaattaccaaATCTCAACGTATATAccaaaaaaacaactaaatttttctttaatgaccaaaaattgtttaaattttgtcattttgtatgaaaaagtatttcaaaacttttttttttatttttttaattttgaaaaaattgttttgggacaaaaacatcggaaaaaatttggagcggccttattaataaaaaaaaaattaatttaatttttaatttaaaattaaaaaacaattaattcaatttgaaattttatttattactattatttttttaataattaaatttattataatttttcttataaatatttgtaatttttttaattattttcacaaaatttcgatttttttaacataaaatatttacattcaaaaaatatattttaatttatttatttttattttatttttatattttatattttattgttaaaaataaatcaaaaatatactGATATActgatcaataaaaaaattttaaatcaaaaaaaaaaatcgccaaTTTGTAACACGTAAATATTTAGGATAGGGTATTTTAATGgctgaaataattgaaaaaatattttattaatttaattcataaatttcaaaattttcaatagtacttaaaagattaaattaattttaatctattttaataagatttaattattttttttattcaatattttatttttaatttaaaattttattttttaataaaaaaaattaattctttataattttaaaattttcttaaaattaaaatttttaattttcaaatttttttcaaaattaattttaatttactataaatttaatttaaatttaaaaattctcaaaacgaaacaataaaaaattttttactcatttttaaaatattttgggaaaagtcgacaaatttctttaaatttgaaaaaaaaatatttaataaatttttcgaaaaatatattttcggaactaaagtattaaaaaataaaattggagcaacctaacatgttttttttgttttgttttccaaAGATAAGATTCATcgatttcatttttatcttttaggtCGAATGTGATTCAATGCATGAAGGACGACAATTGGTTCACACGATATTGCCGATCAACGTGGACAACTTGTTCAACTTGCTCTTTTCCAAATCCAAATTTCTACTAGAGTTCCATGATTCGCGTCGCACCACAGACTTCCTGCCCGGCGAATGGACCCTCAACGAGGAAAAAGCCATGAAATGTCGCTGCGTGAAACTCACCGTTGCCATTAATCAGGCAATTGGTCCCAAGTGTTCTCACGTCACGGAAACGCAATGGTTGCGCCAATGTTCGCGCGAAGGCTCGCTATACGCCGTCGACATTGAATCCGTGAACGAAGGCATTCCGTATGCCGACAGCTTCAGTGTCTTCTTGCATTATTGCTTGTCACGCACGATGGACGACCACACGGTGCTTTCGGTGCACGCACaaatcaaatacaaaaaaagtgtgTGGGGCGTCGCAAAGGGTTTCATCGAACGAAACACCTGGAAGGGGCTCGAGGACTTTTTCAACGGGCTACTGAAGGCGTTGCAGAGCGAATATTGCATTCCGCCCGCCAAAGTGAAAGCTCGTCGAACACGTCGTGGCAATTCGTTGCAGAAAAATCAGCATCTAGTCGATCCGAGTGCCGCGCATCCCGCCGACGACGCCAAAAGCAAAAGCTACAAAGACAGTATTCCGCAATATGCGAAGGCGCGCACAAGCATTGTCACGGAAAAATCCGCCAAAGACGGATTTTTGTCGTCGAAACGTAGCCAAGAAAAGTTCCTCTCATGGTTCGTGATCAGTCTTCTTGTCGTTCTCGTCGCTGTCAATGTCTTTCTGTACTACAAGCTGAAAAATCTCGAAAGTGTCGCGAACGACTTGCCATCCGATTATCTCGGCAAGCTCCAAGGATACGACGAAAATGGCGGCAATGCGCCCGAATCTCACGCAGATTGGCTCAAGCTGCTGCAGCAACAGGAAATCCATCATGCGCAAGAAATGCAAAAGTGGCAAACGTTGTTACGCACATCCATTGACATGCTAAAGAAAATCGAAGACACTCTCAATAGCTTGCAAGGTCTGATTcacacgacgaaaaaaagctaaaaaaaaaacaacgaatcACAATCACACAAAACACaccgttgaaaaaaattaaaaaaatatttttttacactttttttttttaccaaagttAAACTAACTTTACAAATAATCCACAGAAAAAggcctttgaattttttttttttgtgattttctgATCTCTTCTTCACGCCACACCAGACTAACTTAAGATAACTGctgtcaatttaaattaacagaaaCAGAAGCTTTTAcaatatttaccaaaaaaaaaacataaaaataaatgttagtcACGTAGATTGTgtgttgataaaaattaggACAAAATTTGTTGATGTACCTATCTTTGGGATTTGttgaactgcaaaaaaaacgtTGCTTTGTTATCCTGTTagaaaaatgaatataaattatCCAATAATTACCCCAGTTGatggtataaaaaattagaattaagtGATAAAAGAAGGAAATAAAGTGATAGAGATGTATTATTTAGTTATAATAAAAGGATGTcttgttgttttaatttatttaatatttttaccatttttaatttattttttttttcttatacagagtgatttgtaaatttttcgtcatttcttattaaactttgaaagaaacatttttttaaatttttttttagaaattctttattttatttaatatttaataaattatttaaatatttttaaattatttaggccgctccaatttattttaatttaatccaatggtaaaataaaaaaaaaatttttttcaaaatttaccattttttggtctttttccattttttcaagaaattttcaaaaattttttaaaatattttcaattttcaagaatttttgtattgtaaaacaaaatttaacatgagaaattcattctcaaaagtatttgcaaaaaaaaatatttttcaaattttttgacggtttttttatgaaatttttttatttaaattttaaccttgAAGTACTCTGACATTGATTTAAAAGTACCAAATCTTAACGTAAATACcttaaaaacaactaaattattctttaatgaccaaaaattatttaaattttttcatttcaataaaggttgatgaaaattttaaaaaaaaaacttttgggatttaaacataaaaaattttaacggcctttaaattaattaatttatttaataattttaataaataaaaagagattttattcatttattattatttaataaaaagaatttttttcttagtttttgattttttttaaaattaagtttttaatttttcaaataattttaataattttttttttatttcaataaaggttgatgaaaaatttaaaatcactcTGAATTTAtacgtttttatttgtttaaatttttttcagtttaaattttacgcTTTAGtcgaaatttttctatatgaagcttt is part of the Culicoides brevitarsis isolate CSIRO-B50_1 chromosome 3, AGI_CSIRO_Cbre_v1, whole genome shotgun sequence genome and harbors:
- the LOC134834801 gene encoding protein FAM32A gives rise to the protein MEDDYAQVARGPLKLKKDSEIKKKKKKKNKSKDKEKMEKVLVDKPPAEEQQSKAPVRQLTKAELAFKKMQEKIQKERIKQRAAMTHKQKVEKFNEHLDSLTEHFDIPKVSWTK
- the LOC134834799 gene encoding protein Aster-B-like, yielding MASSTMKRSVDDLLSSSQEVLGSTLSSVNQALQQTLQRSPSPIRKTLLAASSPSSSTSTSQQQLTASPPPPKVFVKEPDGGDIFLPLSPVPLDKTDARSTTSDDSYKLSPTLPDAVSLKEGKSPKGEKEPKHSKKELTMAERAKKKNWYSVLYPSYKSRCEDFKKLFKEVPDENRLIVDYSSAIQKDILVHGRLYVSQNYLCFHANIIVYETKLVLKWKEITSIVKDKTARVIPNAISVYTENEKYFFTSFTARDKTYMMLFRVWQNALMETPMAPQELWQQVHRVYGDSLGLTSDDEDYIDPYDVNYAESGSGDISVSDAHSSKDKTTTTTTTTSSSGQHSDSMCTATDPTTTTTARKPTSLKLSGKTSAKIKVKKGELSPIEQLPTDLSDTSDSDTGTGTGTNVESSIMEQVECDSMHEGRQLVHTILPINVDNLFNLLFSKSKFLLEFHDSRRTTDFLPGEWTLNEEKAMKCRCVKLTVAINQAIGPKCSHVTETQWLRQCSREGSLYAVDIESVNEGIPYADSFSVFLHYCLSRTMDDHTVLSVHAQIKYKKSVWGVAKGFIERNTWKGLEDFFNGLLKALQSEYCIPPAKVKARRTRRGNSLQKNQHLVDPSAAHPADDAKSKSYKDSIPQYAKARTSIVTEKSAKDGFLSSKRSQEKFLSWFVISLLVVLVAVNVFLYYKLKNLESVANDLPSDYLGKLQGYDENGGNAPESHADWLKLLQQQEIHHAQEMQKWQTLLRTSIDMLKKIEDTLNSLQGLIHTTKKS